Proteins co-encoded in one Arachis hypogaea cultivar Tifrunner chromosome 13, arahy.Tifrunner.gnm2.J5K5, whole genome shotgun sequence genomic window:
- the LOC112735188 gene encoding uncharacterized protein encodes MVDASVPFNAVNSAYYQPMIDVIANMGAGYKGPNFGRVRGRTLLNFLVYCPKGTIFLKSVDASHASKTAELLFKLFKDVVNFVGPENVVHIVTDNATNYVAVGRLLEAKFPKLYWSPCAAHCINLMLQDIGKLNEFSEIVSHASKITKYIYNLCHPLYLMRKFTGGREILRPAPTRFATNFIALQSILAQKNALRAMVTSKEWTISAYSKEAKAKTFVDQVLDSKFWNQCTDVVKLTEPLVRVLCIVNSEDKTAMGFIYQAFNMAREEMVKRF; translated from the exons ATGGTTGATGCTTCTGTGCCATTTAATGCAGTTAATTCAGCATATTACCAACCAATGATTGATGTTATTGCAAACATGGGTGCAGGATATAAAGGTCCAAACTTTGGTAGAGTTCGTGG GCGCACTTTACTTAACTTCTTGGTTTATTGTCCTAAAGGAACTATCTTCCTAAAGTCTGTTGATGCTTCTCATGCCTCCAAGACTGCTGAATTATTGTTTAAGCTTTTTAAGGATGTTGTCAACTTTGTCGGTCCTGAAAATGTTGTTCATATAGTGACGGACAATGCTACAAATTATGTTGCTGTTGGAAGGTTGTTGGAAGCTAAATTCCCTAAGTTGTATTGGTCTCCTTGTGCTGCGCATTGTATTAATTTGATGTTGCAAGATATTGGAAAGTTGAATGAATTCAGTGAGATAGTTTCACATGCTTCAAAGAttactaaatacatatataatcttTGTCATCCACTGTATCTTATGAGGAAGTTTACCGGTGGACGAGAAATACTTCGTCCAGCTCCAACTCGCTTTGCTACCAATTTCATAGCTTTACAGAGTATTCTGGCTCAAAAAAATGCATTAAGAGCTATGGTAACTTCTAAAGAATGGACAATCTCAGCCTACTCCAAAGAAGCTAAAGCTAAAACATTTGTGGATCAAGTTTTAGACTCTAAGTTTTGGAATCAATGTACAGATGTTGTCAAGCTTACTGAGCCACTTGTTCGTGTGCTTTGTATTGTGAATAGTGAAGATAAAACTGCAATGGGTTTTATTTATCAAGCTTTTAATATGGCTAGAGAAGAGATGGTGAAGAGGTTTTGA